A genomic window from Anopheles ziemanni chromosome X, idAnoZiCoDA_A2_x.2, whole genome shotgun sequence includes:
- the LOC131291116 gene encoding uncharacterized protein LOC131291116 has translation MEKSTYHCLYVLSLLWCVAHAAPGPSEQKTSARGNVCGQHYDDIYAAAQSWQTNGIVPEHETQYKELKEKCAQAHKERQEQLDATTTKLPGYVSNIAIALSSLNATLQTEVSTLEQIVQEQHKSLASAWEYGLELQHELLVTNIESDRIEKALLYHSILQDSSPKQILTESYAYHGSRGKMVALLLKFVRSLPAKTERVEAYTELERLLKSNGQDERFPAIIFSQDVKELGDQGYNPDHTQLEGKTVARWQTLLLAGNFSEIVLFAKDHPTYYARIASTLIDALNKTWSKEALDKVIHFPNALPSPSQRVVAFKGVLESLLAHQEQQLNDLYLIKLAKEMEKLERHLEAGGDGQARESLKEVQDIFGKFSYTRSFSNYVDLYGMLKSEL, from the coding sequence ATGGAGAAGTCAACATACCATTGCCTTTATGTACTGTCGCTGCTTTGGTGTGTTGCGCATGCCGCTCCAGGCCCGTCCGAGCAGAAGACTTCCGCGCGGGGAAACGTTTGCGGGCAGCACTACGACGACATCTATGCAGCGGCACAGAGCTGGCAGACGAATGGTATCGTACCGGAGCATGAAACCCAGTACAAGGAGCTGAAGGAGAAGTGCGCCCAGGCGCACAAGGAACGCCAGGAGCAGCTGGACGCAACCACCACCAAGCTGCCAGGCTACGTGAGCAACATTGCCATTGCGCTTAGCTCTCTTAATGCGACGTTGCAGACGGAGGTGTCCACGCTCGAGCAAATCGTGCAGGAGCAGCACAAATCGCTAGCGAGTGCGTGGGAGTATGGCTTGGAGCTACAGCACGAGCTGCTGGTCACCAACATTGAATCGGATCGGATCGAAAAGGCACTGCTCTACCACTCGATCCTCCAGGACTCGTCGCCTAAGCAGATACTGACGGAGAGCTACGCGTACCACGGTTCGCGCGGTAAGATGGTGGCGCTGCTGCTGAAGTTTGTCCGCTCGCTACCCGCCAAGACCGAACGCGTCGAGGCGTAcacggagctggagcggctGCTGAAGAGCAACGGTCAGGATGAGCGCTTCCCGGCCATTATCTTCTCCCAGGATGTGAAGGAGCTCGGTGACCAAGGGTACAACCCCGATCACACGCAACTCGAAGGAAAGACCGTCGCTCGTTGGCAAACGCTCCTGCTTGCCGGGAACTTCTCCGAGATCGTGCTGTTCGCGAAAGACCATCCCACGTACTATGCACGCATCGCGTCCACGCTGATCGACGCCCTAAACAAGACCTGGTCGAAGGAAGCGCTCGATAAAGTGATCCATTTCCCCAACGCCCTCCCGAGCCCGTCGCAGCGGGTCGTCGCGTTCAAGGGTGTGCTGGAGTCTCTGCTGGCGCACCAGGAGCAACAGCTCAACGACCTATATCTTATAAAGCTGGCCAAGGAAATGGAGAAACTTGAGCGTCATCTGGAAGCTGGCGGAGACGGGCAGGCTAGGGAGAGCCTCAAGGAAGTCCAGGACATCTTCGGAAAGTTCTCCTACACACGCAGCTTCTCGAATTACGTCGATCTCTATGGTATGCTCAAGTCAGAGCTTTGA